A segment of the Leptospiraceae bacterium genome:
ACCGATAGAATCGAAAAACTATTTTATATGGAGTAAAGAAGGTGCCAAGGAAAACGAGTTAGTATTTGTTTTCGGACATCCCGGTTCAACGGAAAGACGAAAAACAATGAGTCAAATTTTTTACCAGAAAGATTATTCATTACCAGAATATATAAAAATTTTAAAATTCAAACTAAATTTTTTTCGAGAGTACTCTAATAAGGGCAAAGAAGAAAAACGAAGAGCAAAAGACTATATTTTAGGTATGGAAAATTCACTAAAAGCAGTTGAAGGCGAATTAAATGGACTTAAAGGCAATTCTATAATATCCGCACTAGAAAAAAGAGAAAATGATTTAAAAACATTTGTAAATAAAAATTCAGAATTAAAAATTGAATTTGGTGATGTTTGGGATAGAATTGATTCTGTTCAAAAAAAATTAATCGCCCGACAAAAGGAATTATATTATAGAAACACCAGCAATTCAAAATTAGTAAACATAGCAATTAAATTAGTAAGATATGCCAGTGAAATAAAAAAGCCAAATGAAAAACGTTATGAGGAATATAGAGATTCAAACTTAGAATCCTTAAATCATGTATTGCTTTCCCCTGCTCCGATTTACTTAGATACGGAAGAAATGATTCTAAAAAACTCTTTACATTTAAGTCTTGAAAATTTAGGCAAAAAAGATAAATTTGTAAAACTAGCATTAGCCAAAGAAGACCCTGATAAACTTGCAAAATTTTTGATAACAAAAACGAAATTACAAAGTATTAAGCTAAGAAAAAAACTTCTAACTGGTGGATTAGCTGCCATTAAAAAATCTAAAGATCCATTGATTAAATGGGCTTTGAAAATTGATCCTATCCTTCGTAAAGATAGAGATTGGTACGATGATGAAATTGAAAGTGTGGAAGCAATAGAAGGAAATAAACTTTCTAGTCTAAACTTTAAAGCGTATGGAAAGTCTACTTACCCTGATGCAACTTTTACCCTACGTATGAGTTACGGAATCGTAAACGGATTTACGGATGATTCTACAATCAAAATCCCATTTAAAACTACTTTCAATGGATTGTTTGATAGAGCCGCTAGTTTTGACTTTAAAGAACCCTTTTCACTTTCTGCGAAAATACAGACAGCAATGCCAAACATCAACATGAATAAACCGTTAAATTTTATTTCTACCAATGATATTACAGGCGGAAATTCAGGAAGCCCTGTAATCAATAGCAAAGGTGAATATGTTGGTCTTATCTTTGATGGAAACAGCTATAGCCATGTTCTTAATTACGCTTATACAGACGATAAAGCCCGTGCAGTATCAGTGCATAGCGAAGGAATTATAGAAGCACTAAAATCGATTTATAAAATGGATGCGTTAGTGGAAGAGATTTTAGAGAAATAACAATCAGCTAAATTAAGTTAATAGCTGATTTCTAAGTTCAATTGCTTCTGTAAAATAAGGAGCAATTGTTATTGCTTTGTGAAGATACTGCAAAGATCT
Coding sequences within it:
- a CDS encoding S46 family peptidase, encoding MIIIRKFIFMTIAALTLNSNLFSDEGMWTLDNLPREILEEKYNFKFKDKWLKNAQLASVRFNDGGSGAFVSSKGLVLTNHHVAMEQLQKMSTKNSDYVKDGFFAKSYSEEIKCPDLELNILISMENVTKQVIDATLNAETDKKKNENRKEEIAKIEKISSDTTGFRSDVVELYNGGEYWLYRYKKYTDVRLVTAPELQAASFGGDPDNFNYPRFALDFAFFRVYENDKPIESKNYFIWSKEGAKENELVFVFGHPGSTERRKTMSQIFYQKDYSLPEYIKILKFKLNFFREYSNKGKEEKRRAKDYILGMENSLKAVEGELNGLKGNSIISALEKRENDLKTFVNKNSELKIEFGDVWDRIDSVQKKLIARQKELYYRNTSNSKLVNIAIKLVRYASEIKKPNEKRYEEYRDSNLESLNHVLLSPAPIYLDTEEMILKNSLHLSLENLGKKDKFVKLALAKEDPDKLAKFLITKTKLQSIKLRKKLLTGGLAAIKKSKDPLIKWALKIDPILRKDRDWYDDEIESVEAIEGNKLSSLNFKAYGKSTYPDATFTLRMSYGIVNGFTDDSTIKIPFKTTFNGLFDRAASFDFKEPFSLSAKIQTAMPNINMNKPLNFISTNDITGGNSGSPVINSKGEYVGLIFDGNSYSHVLNYAYTDDKARAVSVHSEGIIEALKSIYKMDALVEEILEK